In Candidatus Zixiibacteriota bacterium, a genomic segment contains:
- a CDS encoding NifU family protein — protein MGDTNEIRIMAEPQMNPDVCKFLVDRQVYDGMANCKNKDMAKGSPLLESLFAIEGVMEVMVAGYSITIAKSPEGNWADVGKQIGIVIREKLAEGGQLISEEQLNKEQPTNPELKEKIQKIFDEMVNPGLASHGGSVELIDVKGTTVFLTMSGGCQGCASATYTLRYGIEQILKEHAPEVTDVIDVTDHTAGVSPYFS, from the coding sequence ATGGGAGACACCAACGAAATAAGAATCATGGCCGAACCGCAGATGAACCCCGATGTCTGCAAATTCCTCGTGGACCGACAGGTTTATGACGGCATGGCCAATTGCAAAAACAAGGATATGGCCAAAGGCTCGCCGCTTCTCGAAAGTCTGTTTGCCATCGAGGGAGTAATGGAAGTCATGGTCGCCGGCTACTCTATCACCATCGCCAAATCTCCCGAGGGCAACTGGGCCGACGTCGGAAAACAGATCGGGATCGTTATTCGCGAGAAGCTGGCCGAAGGCGGTCAGTTGATTTCCGAAGAGCAGTTAAACAAAGAGCAGCCGACCAATCCGGAATTGAAAGAGAAGATCCAAAAGATATTTGACGAGATGGTCAACCCCGGTCTGGCCTCGCACGGCGGCAGCGTCGAATTGATTGATGTCAAAGGCACGACCGTATTCTTAACGATGAGCGGTGGGTGCCAGGGATGCGCTTCGGCGACTTATACGCTTCGTTACGGCATTGAACAAATCCTCAAAGAGCATGCTCCCGAAGTAACCGATGTCATTGACGTTACCGACCACACCGCCGGCGTATCGCCTTACTTTTCATAA
- the pgsA gene encoding CDP-diacylglycerol--glycerol-3-phosphate 3-phosphatidyltransferase: MNTPNKLTLARIVLSPVFMVFFLMENVYCRVLSMVIFIVAALTDVWDGHLARKYNITTGFGKFMDPLADKILTSTAFVSFLALGYVKAWMIMLIIIREFIITGLRSLAAYRGMIISPTMSAKFKTVLQMTTIVTILLYINLKTVMESAGYSGGFFDSPLVIQVFDWMMLSTTVVTVLTGIDYLIKNGSIIKEVLK; this comes from the coding sequence ATGAATACCCCAAATAAATTGACATTGGCACGCATAGTGTTATCACCGGTTTTTATGGTATTTTTCCTGATGGAAAATGTCTATTGCCGGGTTTTGTCTATGGTCATATTTATAGTTGCCGCATTAACCGACGTCTGGGACGGCCATCTGGCCCGCAAATACAATATTACAACCGGGTTCGGCAAGTTCATGGATCCCCTGGCCGATAAAATTTTGACCTCTACGGCATTTGTTTCTTTTTTGGCGCTGGGGTATGTTAAAGCCTGGATGATTATGTTGATAATTATCAGAGAGTTTATAATCACCGGCCTGCGTTCGTTGGCAGCTTATCGAGGTATGATCATCTCGCCGACTATGTCGGCCAAGTTCAAGACGGTTTTGCAGATGACAACCATTGTAACTATCCTGCTCTATATAAATCTGAAAACGGTGATGGAATCGGCGGGATATTCCGGCGGATTTTTCGATTCTCCCCTTGTTATACAGGTTTTTGACTGGATGATGCTGAGCACGACGGTCGTTACGGTTTTGACCGGTATCGACTACCTGATAAAAAACGGGTCAATCATAAAGGAGGTCTTGAAATAA
- a CDS encoding pyridoxal phosphate-dependent aminotransferase family protein — protein MQQESKKLPRKADDLFQKCREWTVAKEVMATGYYPYFRPISSALGDEVVVAGKEMIMIGSNNYLGLVGDPRVKEAAANATLKYGSGCTGSRFLNGTLDLHIELEERLAKFMNREAALVFSTGFQTNLGTISCLVGRDDIILIDRSDHASIVDGCRLAYGKIMKYAHNDMDDMERVLDIAYNNGLRGGILIITDGVFSMEGDIADLPRMCDIAENYGARVMVDDAHSIGVLGSGGRGTAEHFGLSDRVDLIMATFSKSFASLGGFICGDEDTLHYVKHFARELIFSASIPPGAAAAALAALDIIETEPERRENLWKNTRKMHQGLRELGYNIGDTQTPVVPIMIGDDMTCFKLWKDLSDEGIFANAIVPPAVAPKMSLIRTSYTATHTDQQLDRVLDAFARLGKKYNIV, from the coding sequence TTGCAGCAAGAATCAAAAAAACTTCCGCGCAAAGCGGATGATTTATTCCAAAAGTGCCGTGAATGGACTGTCGCCAAAGAGGTTATGGCAACTGGCTATTATCCCTATTTCCGCCCGATATCGTCGGCTCTGGGCGATGAAGTTGTCGTGGCCGGCAAAGAAATGATTATGATTGGGTCTAATAATTATCTCGGATTGGTAGGAGACCCACGTGTCAAGGAAGCGGCGGCCAATGCAACTCTTAAATACGGTTCAGGATGCACTGGTTCAAGATTCTTAAACGGCACCCTCGACCTGCATATTGAGCTGGAAGAGCGCTTGGCAAAATTTATGAATCGCGAGGCGGCGCTTGTTTTTTCGACCGGATTCCAGACAAATTTGGGCACTATTTCATGTCTGGTCGGCAGGGATGATATAATTCTAATTGATCGCAGCGATCACGCTTCAATCGTGGATGGTTGTCGTTTGGCGTACGGCAAGATTATGAAATATGCCCATAACGATATGGACGATATGGAACGAGTTCTGGATATTGCGTATAACAACGGACTTCGGGGCGGTATTTTAATTATAACCGACGGTGTCTTTTCGATGGAAGGTGATATTGCCGATTTACCGCGCATGTGTGACATTGCGGAAAATTACGGCGCCCGGGTTATGGTCGATGACGCGCATTCTATTGGCGTCCTCGGATCCGGCGGCCGGGGTACGGCCGAACATTTTGGCCTTTCCGACCGGGTTGATCTGATAATGGCCACTTTCTCCAAATCATTCGCGTCGTTGGGAGGATTTATTTGCGGTGATGAGGATACACTGCATTATGTAAAACATTTTGCGCGGGAACTCATATTTTCGGCGTCGATTCCCCCGGGTGCGGCGGCCGCGGCCCTGGCCGCTCTGGATATAATCGAAACCGAACCGGAACGGCGCGAAAACCTGTGGAAAAATACGCGGAAAATGCATCAAGGACTTCGAGAATTAGGATATAATATCGGCGATACTCAAACCCCGGTAGTGCCAATTATGATTGGTGATGATATGACCTGCTTCAAATTATGGAAAGATTTGAGCGATGAAGGTATTTTCGCCAACGCCATAGTTCCTCCGGCGGTCGCTCCCAAAATGTCGCTGATTCGCACAAGCTACACCGCGACCCACACCGACCAGCAACTTGATCGAGTTCTGGATGCTTTTGCTCGGCTGGGGAAAAAATATAACATTGTCTAA
- a CDS encoding P-loop NTPase produces the protein MVENKKPRRSFREVPRGLARVNHIIAIGSGKGGVGKSTVSTNFAMALKKTGYKVGLMDADIYGPSQPEMLGVGKQQPQVKGDYLLPLEKHGLVFMSLGLLLDDSQPVIWRGPMASKMIQQFLGNVLWGDLDYLIIDLPPGSGDVQITLTQQAPLSGVIIVTTPQHVALGVAQKGLQMFRHVNVPILGIIENMSGFTCPKCGEKTDIFKQGGGRKLAEDLDINFLGGIPLDPELMASGDNGTPLLLNTADSPAAKEFINIASKFIDIMAKGIEANEPEKIEITDDGNLSFTWPDGHIAEFTPSDLRANCGCALCVSEDTGQKTLDIKSIPLDIKIGAFERIGRYAVSIAFSDGHNTGIYRFDKMHQMEIKQKDASDKAFNV, from the coding sequence ATGGTAGAAAATAAAAAACCTCGACGCTCATTTCGGGAAGTCCCGCGGGGACTGGCCCGGGTTAATCATATAATCGCTATCGGCAGTGGCAAAGGCGGTGTCGGCAAATCAACGGTATCGACCAATTTCGCGATGGCTCTCAAAAAAACCGGATACAAAGTCGGCCTGATGGACGCCGATATATACGGCCCCAGCCAGCCGGAAATGCTGGGCGTCGGCAAACAACAACCCCAGGTTAAAGGTGATTATCTGTTACCGCTCGAAAAACATGGTTTGGTTTTTATGTCATTGGGTTTACTGCTCGACGACAGCCAGCCGGTTATCTGGCGCGGACCGATGGCATCGAAAATGATTCAGCAGTTTTTGGGGAATGTCCTCTGGGGAGATCTCGATTATCTGATTATCGATTTACCTCCCGGCTCGGGCGACGTCCAGATTACTCTGACCCAGCAGGCTCCGCTATCGGGGGTGATTATTGTCACTACCCCTCAGCATGTCGCTCTCGGAGTTGCTCAAAAGGGTCTCCAAATGTTTCGTCATGTCAATGTCCCGATTTTGGGGATAATTGAAAATATGAGCGGCTTTACCTGCCCCAAATGCGGCGAAAAAACCGACATTTTCAAACAGGGCGGAGGCAGGAAACTGGCTGAAGATCTGGATATAAATTTCCTGGGCGGAATACCCCTCGATCCCGAACTGATGGCCTCCGGTGATAACGGAACGCCGCTGCTTCTCAATACAGCCGACAGCCCGGCCGCTAAAGAATTTATCAACATCGCCTCGAAATTCATAGATATCATGGCTAAAGGCATCGAAGCCAATGAACCGGAGAAGATCGAAATTACCGATGACGGAAATCTGAGTTTCACCTGGCCCGACGGCCATATCGCCGAGTTTACTCCTTCTGATTTGAGGGCTAATTGCGGCTGTGCTTTGTGTGTCAGCGAAGATACCGGCCAGAAAACTCTTGATATAAAATCAATACCGCTGGATATAAAAATCGGCGCGTTTGAGCGGATCGGACGTTATGCCGTTTCGATTGCTTTTTCAGACGGGCACAACACCGGTATCTATCGTTTCGATAAAATGCACCAGATGGAAATAAAACAAAAAGACGCCTCGGATAAGGCGTTTAATGTTTAA
- a CDS encoding T9SS type A sorting domain-containing protein, giving the protein MKNPYPFLLICLLLTATAFAEPPKNFTTNQTAIIDNTTFIDANKILMFVTNHGNIGRDLSGYFGYDYGTFFPYDGNPDDIINGNPSAIRSPLYAGGLWLGGVDASTGDTVLAISEYGSEYVPGPMDNGTFMDDQWYYQVYKLFGDSLASNPNQDYLDYINYADEQGAPLNDSDQPEMIGDQMCWAVYNDADAGKRGDVDGGLTDPIGIQVKQTVFAFDQMGSLGNTIFLRFRIYNEGTRNLNNFYISIWADPDLGGAGDDYVGCDTLNDIGFCYNADGDDNHYAHTPPCLGIKLLQTPLRPRFISDPDIPGRMWGQTYADSINIGMVSFNKYINGTDPDNYKESYWYMNGLDKFGNPYQYNSQTLLYVHSGNPVAGTGDLDFYPADRRFMMTTGPLSFNPGDSTEIIAALIVGQGPDRLNSISIMKNIGTVAQDFYDNNFGIPTAVDENVNSMIPGQFALKQNQPNPFNPGTNIEFYLPRAGFVEMKIYNILGELVDEPLSKHLNPGIHNVYWDGIDSKNKQLPSGIYFYQLNFGNESQTKKMLLMK; this is encoded by the coding sequence ATGAAAAACCCATATCCTTTTTTACTGATTTGCCTGTTATTAACAGCAACTGCTTTTGCCGAGCCACCGAAAAACTTCACAACAAACCAAACCGCAATTATTGACAATACTACCTTTATTGACGCCAATAAGATTTTAATGTTTGTAACCAATCATGGTAACATTGGGAGAGATCTTTCGGGTTATTTCGGGTATGATTACGGGACCTTTTTCCCGTATGACGGTAATCCTGATGACATCATCAATGGTAATCCGTCGGCTATCAGATCTCCTTTATATGCCGGCGGTTTATGGCTGGGCGGCGTGGATGCCTCGACCGGTGATACGGTGCTGGCGATTTCTGAATACGGCAGCGAATATGTTCCCGGACCGATGGACAATGGTACATTTATGGATGATCAATGGTATTATCAAGTCTACAAATTATTTGGTGACTCTCTGGCATCTAACCCAAATCAGGACTATCTCGACTATATCAATTATGCCGATGAGCAAGGAGCTCCGCTTAACGATAGCGATCAGCCTGAAATGATCGGCGATCAAATGTGCTGGGCCGTTTATAACGACGCTGACGCCGGCAAGCGCGGAGATGTGGATGGGGGTTTGACCGACCCTATCGGAATCCAGGTAAAACAAACCGTATTCGCGTTTGATCAAATGGGGAGTTTGGGCAATACAATATTCTTAAGATTTCGCATTTATAACGAAGGCACACGAAATTTGAATAATTTTTATATATCTATCTGGGCTGATCCTGATCTGGGCGGAGCCGGAGATGATTATGTCGGGTGCGACACGCTTAATGATATTGGTTTCTGCTATAATGCCGATGGTGATGACAACCACTATGCCCATACTCCACCGTGCCTGGGTATCAAGTTACTCCAAACTCCCTTGCGCCCCAGATTCATCTCCGATCCTGATATTCCCGGACGGATGTGGGGGCAGACATACGCCGATTCAATCAACATTGGCATGGTATCATTTAATAAATATATCAACGGAACCGATCCTGATAATTATAAAGAATCGTATTGGTACATGAACGGGCTCGATAAATTCGGGAATCCTTATCAATACAACAGCCAAACACTGCTCTATGTACATTCCGGTAATCCGGTTGCCGGTACCGGCGATCTCGATTTTTACCCTGCTGATCGCCGCTTCATGATGACGACCGGTCCTCTATCGTTTAATCCCGGTGATTCGACGGAAATTATCGCTGCCTTAATAGTTGGCCAGGGTCCGGACAGATTGAATTCTATTTCGATTATGAAAAATATAGGCACCGTCGCACAGGATTTTTATGATAATAATTTTGGAATTCCAACCGCAGTTGATGAAAATGTAAATTCGATGATTCCCGGACAATTCGCACTCAAACAGAATCAGCCAAATCCGTTTAATCCAGGGACAAATATTGAATTTTATCTTCCGCGAGCGGGATTTGTTGAAATGAAGATATACAACATACTTGGTGAATTGGTTGACGAACCGTTATCGAAACATTTGAACCCCGGCATACATAATGTTTATTGGGACGGAATTGATTCCAAGAACAAGCAATTGCCGTCGGGTATTTATTTTTATCAATTGAATTTCGGCAATGAATCGCAAACGAAAAAAATGCTTTTGATGAAGTAA
- a CDS encoding competence/damage-inducible protein A, whose protein sequence is MVVEIITIGDELLYGSRIDTNSAFLGQRLDSIGLDIKYKSSTGDKMDQLVEAINLGLRRANVVITTGGLGPTDDDITKKAICKVFKRNLIFHEDILTSLQKRFADRDLKMPAINQNQALLPQGARFLANKTGSALGIVIEERGKFFCAMPGVPIEMRTMTDEELLPMLQGQMGNLIIRRHRMRTTGIIESALAEKIRPALNFAEGVSLAYLPSYKGVDLCIKGSGTIAEEVESGVRLLADGIRARADKYIYTEDDRELEEVIGQILTEKGMTLAVAESCTGGLLGARITSVPGSSNYFPGGVIAYANDVKINKLGVPRDVLERFGAVSAETAKAMASGLVKLFGADMGVSITGIAGPGGGTEEKPVGTVFIGLAAGERVHYRKFNLSLDREINRERAVATALNMVRKELLGID, encoded by the coding sequence ATGGTTGTAGAAATAATAACAATCGGCGATGAACTTTTATACGGTTCGAGAATTGATACCAATTCGGCCTTTTTGGGACAGCGGCTTGATAGTATTGGATTGGACATCAAATATAAAAGCTCAACCGGCGATAAAATGGATCAATTGGTTGAAGCGATAAATCTGGGACTCCGGCGCGCCAATGTCGTCATCACAACCGGAGGGCTGGGCCCGACCGATGATGATATTACCAAAAAAGCGATCTGCAAAGTTTTTAAGCGAAACCTGATTTTTCATGAAGATATCCTGACCAGCCTTCAAAAAAGATTCGCCGACCGGGATTTGAAAATGCCGGCCATAAATCAAAATCAGGCTCTTTTACCTCAAGGCGCTCGCTTTCTCGCCAACAAAACCGGCTCCGCCCTCGGTATCGTCATCGAAGAACGCGGGAAATTTTTCTGCGCCATGCCCGGGGTTCCGATTGAAATGCGCACGATGACCGATGAGGAATTGTTACCGATGCTTCAGGGCCAGATGGGTAATTTAATAATCAGGCGTCATCGCATGCGAACCACCGGCATCATAGAATCAGCCCTTGCCGAAAAAATCAGACCTGCCCTGAATTTCGCCGAAGGAGTTTCTCTGGCCTATCTTCCGTCATATAAGGGCGTTGATTTGTGTATTAAGGGCTCGGGTACAATCGCCGAAGAGGTCGAATCCGGAGTCAGGCTTCTCGCGGATGGTATTCGTGCCAGGGCGGACAAATATATATATACCGAAGACGATCGCGAACTCGAAGAAGTCATCGGACAAATATTAACCGAAAAGGGAATGACTTTGGCGGTGGCTGAATCATGCACGGGAGGTCTATTGGGAGCTCGAATTACGTCAGTTCCCGGTTCCTCTAATTATTTCCCGGGGGGAGTTATAGCCTACGCCAACGACGTCAAAATAAACAAGCTGGGAGTTCCACGCGATGTATTGGAGAGATTCGGCGCCGTTTCGGCCGAAACCGCTAAGGCAATGGCTTCGGGGCTTGTCAAATTATTTGGAGCCGATATGGGAGTATCAATAACCGGCATCGCAGGACCTGGCGGAGGAACCGAAGAAAAACCTGTCGGTACCGTTTTTATCGGCCTGGCCGCGGGCGAACGAGTGCATTATCGTAAATTTAACTTGAGCCTGGATCGGGAAATTAATCGTGAGCGCGCCGTTGCGACGGCTTTAAATATGGTTCGAAAAGAGCTTTTGGGAATTGATTGA
- a CDS encoding MBL fold metallo-hydrolase, translating into MAKLTFLGAAGTVTGSRHLLEVDGARMLIDCGMFQGKKEYRMKNWEPFPVDPASIDKVLLTHAHIDHSGYLPRFVKEGFVGQVHCTHATRELVRILLKDSAHLQEEDARWANKKGFSKHKPALPLFDLDDAKLAMKRFKPVHYGDAVPCGENGRIKFRDAGHLLGSSLVDIRVKKNGRARKILFSGDLGRTSRPLLRDPVQVYNVDYLVLESTYGGRLHENEQPFEDLAGIINESRERGGVLLIPAFSVGRTQTILYVLRELEERGSIPEMPVFIDSPMAIESTTVFEKRIADLDLESRLLTIQGKNFIRPRHLHRCRTRVKSKQINDIKNNAIIISASGMAVGGRILHHLVHRMPNPNNTILLIGYQAQGTRGRSIQDGHPTIKIHGQKIPLKAKVETVTAFSGHADYEEILAWLLGFNRPPEKVFLVHGEPDSQRHMAQVIRQKFKWDTAIAEEGQTVELDI; encoded by the coding sequence ATGGCGAAACTGACATTTCTGGGCGCGGCGGGGACTGTTACCGGATCGCGGCATCTCCTCGAAGTTGACGGCGCGCGCATGCTCATCGACTGCGGTATGTTTCAGGGCAAAAAAGAATATCGGATGAAAAACTGGGAACCGTTCCCGGTCGATCCGGCTTCGATAGATAAAGTTCTCCTCACTCACGCCCACATCGACCACAGCGGTTATTTGCCCCGATTTGTCAAGGAGGGTTTTGTCGGGCAGGTGCATTGTACTCACGCCACCCGAGAACTGGTGCGGATACTCCTCAAAGACAGCGCTCATCTACAGGAAGAAGACGCCCGCTGGGCCAACAAAAAAGGATTTTCCAAACACAAACCGGCCTTGCCGCTTTTTGACCTCGACGATGCTAAACTGGCGATGAAACGGTTCAAACCGGTTCATTACGGCGATGCCGTTCCCTGCGGCGAAAACGGTCGTATAAAATTCCGCGACGCCGGACATTTACTGGGGTCATCGCTGGTCGATATTCGCGTCAAGAAAAACGGACGGGCGCGGAAGATCCTGTTTTCCGGTGATTTGGGGCGAACCTCACGCCCGCTTCTGCGCGATCCGGTGCAGGTTTACAACGTCGATTATCTCGTTTTGGAATCGACTTACGGCGGCCGTCTGCATGAAAACGAACAGCCGTTTGAAGATCTGGCCGGAATCATAAACGAAAGCCGGGAACGGGGCGGCGTTCTTTTGATCCCCGCCTTTTCGGTGGGACGTACGCAGACGATCTTATACGTTCTTCGCGAACTCGAGGAGCGCGGCTCCATTCCCGAAATGCCGGTATTTATCGATTCGCCAATGGCAATTGAGTCAACGACCGTCTTTGAGAAACGCATCGCCGATCTCGATCTCGAAAGCCGGCTTTTGACTATCCAGGGGAAAAATTTCATTCGCCCCCGCCATCTGCATCGATGCCGCACCCGGGTTAAATCAAAACAGATAAACGATATCAAAAATAACGCCATTATCATCTCTGCCAGCGGCATGGCCGTCGGCGGCAGAATTCTGCATCATCTCGTGCATCGCATGCCCAATCCGAATAACACGATATTGCTAATCGGCTACCAGGCCCAAGGAACCAGAGGAAGAAGCATTCAGGATGGCCATCCAACGATTAAAATTCACGGCCAAAAAATCCCTCTGAAGGCCAAAGTGGAAACGGTGACGGCTTTTTCGGGTCATGCCGATTATGAGGAAATATTGGCGTGGCTATTGGGATTCAACAGGCCCCCCGAAAAAGTGTTTTTGGTGCACGGCGAACCGGATTCGCAAAGACATATGGCTCAGGTCATCCGTCAGAAATTTAAATGGGATACCGCCATCGCCGAAGAAGGTCAGACGGTCGAGCTGGATATATAA
- a CDS encoding GNAT family N-acetyltransferase: protein MDTVTNKGNIDLLEVENSSDLYAFIKVPFDIYRDDPNWVPPLITERKDFFNKSKNPFFRSAKTRLFLARKNSKYVGRIAICVNYSYNEFHEVNTGFFGFFDCIEDYEVAELLFKVALIKLKAEGVDAILGPCNFSTNHEVGMLIEGYDMPPVVMMTYNKPYYNDFAEKFGLRKAKDLFAFKIYADREFDPRIIKMAERMRDREGIDLRIINMRRFNKDVELINELYNKAWAKNWGFVPLSKDEFLHIAKDMKQIIDPDLVFIAEVNGEAVGFILTLPDINQALKYANGRLFPLGLAKLLWHTKVKNKVDSVRIITLGLIPEYQKRGIDTLLYLKTYEVANEKGYKYGEMSWVLEDNFAMVRAGELMGGELYKKYRIYGMQV, encoded by the coding sequence GTGGATACGGTAACCAACAAAGGTAATATCGATTTATTGGAGGTCGAGAATTCGTCCGATCTCTACGCGTTTATCAAAGTCCCCTTTGATATTTATCGCGATGATCCCAACTGGGTGCCGCCATTGATTACCGAACGCAAAGATTTTTTCAATAAAAGTAAAAATCCTTTTTTCCGATCGGCCAAGACCCGGCTGTTTCTGGCTCGGAAAAATTCAAAATACGTCGGGCGCATCGCGATATGCGTTAATTACAGCTATAATGAATTTCACGAAGTCAATACCGGTTTTTTCGGATTTTTTGACTGCATCGAAGATTACGAAGTCGCCGAATTGCTTTTCAAAGTCGCGTTGATAAAGCTAAAAGCCGAGGGTGTGGATGCCATACTCGGTCCGTGCAATTTTTCCACTAATCATGAAGTCGGGATGCTTATCGAAGGATATGATATGCCTCCGGTCGTGATGATGACTTATAATAAACCCTACTATAATGATTTCGCTGAAAAATTCGGACTGCGCAAAGCCAAAGATCTTTTCGCGTTCAAAATATACGCCGACCGAGAATTTGACCCGCGCATTATAAAAATGGCTGAACGGATGAGAGACAGAGAGGGGATTGATCTGCGGATAATCAATATGCGACGGTTCAATAAGGACGTCGAACTGATCAACGAACTTTATAATAAAGCCTGGGCCAAAAATTGGGGGTTTGTGCCCTTGTCCAAAGATGAATTCCTGCATATCGCAAAAGATATGAAGCAAATTATCGATCCCGATCTTGTATTTATCGCCGAAGTCAACGGCGAAGCGGTTGGGTTCATCCTGACTTTGCCGGATATTAATCAAGCTTTGAAATACGCCAACGGCCGCTTGTTTCCGTTAGGGCTTGCGAAACTTCTCTGGCACACCAAAGTAAAAAACAAGGTGGATTCGGTTCGCATCATAACTTTGGGTTTGATTCCGGAATATCAAAAACGTGGAATTGATACTTTACTGTATCTGAAAACATACGAAGTCGCCAATGAAAAAGGCTATAAATACGGCGAGATGAGCTGGGTTTTGGAAGACAATTTTGCCATGGTTCGGGCCGGGGAACTGATGGGCGGGGAGCTTTATAAAAAATATCGCATTTACGGTATGCAGGTGTAA
- the thpR gene encoding RNA 2',3'-cyclic phosphodiesterase: protein MLRLFIALHLPGQIKEKLEKVISDLRPLADGIKWVEPKNMHLTLKFLGDTEEEIVEGVAGAVIRALTGRRVFEVKLSECGGFPNLKNPRVIWAGIDGADPAVEMAMAINNELAKIGIEKDKKRLSPHLTLGRIKRRSDLSRLSNYLRNLYFDSEAVILDRAALIKSTLTPRGPIYENLREFKLVQ from the coding sequence ATGTTGCGACTGTTTATAGCCCTGCATTTGCCGGGTCAAATTAAGGAGAAATTGGAAAAGGTTATTTCCGATTTGCGGCCCCTTGCCGATGGAATCAAGTGGGTTGAACCGAAAAATATGCATTTAACCCTCAAGTTTCTGGGCGATACGGAAGAGGAAATCGTTGAGGGGGTAGCAGGTGCGGTCATACGTGCCCTGACCGGGCGTAGAGTATTTGAAGTTAAATTAAGCGAGTGCGGGGGATTTCCTAACCTAAAAAATCCGCGAGTAATCTGGGCGGGCATAGACGGAGCCGACCCGGCCGTTGAAATGGCAATGGCGATAAATAATGAATTGGCCAAAATCGGCATCGAGAAAGACAAAAAGCGCCTGTCACCTCATTTAACTCTGGGACGTATCAAGAGAAGAAGTGACCTGTCGCGGCTTTCGAATTATCTGAGAAACTTGTATTTTGATAGCGAAGCGGTTATATTGGATCGAGCGGCCCTGATAAAATCGACGTTAACTCCGCGCGGCCCGATTTATGAAAATTTAAGAGAATTTAAACTTGTACAATAA
- a CDS encoding phosphatidylglycerophosphatase A, with protein MNGLVKAIATGLYSGYFPVVPGSIGTIPAWIIAWFWLGQNQVLLLIAAIVTIIISVWASGRAEKFFGHDAKKIVIDEWAGMFVSLIYLPYRIDVYIAAFILFRFYDVIKPYPSGKCESLPRGWGITMDDVFAAIYANLTCWLCIIILSQLNWLGF; from the coding sequence ATGAATGGTCTGGTAAAGGCCATCGCGACCGGTCTGTACTCAGGATACTTTCCTGTCGTACCCGGAAGTATCGGGACGATTCCGGCCTGGATAATTGCCTGGTTTTGGCTGGGACAAAATCAGGTTTTGCTTTTAATAGCCGCAATTGTGACAATAATTATATCGGTCTGGGCTTCAGGTCGAGCCGAAAAATTTTTCGGGCATGACGCCAAGAAAATAGTCATCGATGAGTGGGCCGGAATGTTTGTTTCGCTTATTTATTTGCCATATCGTATTGACGTTTATATCGCGGCTTTTATCCTGTTTAGATTTTATGATGTCATCAAACCGTATCCGTCGGGAAAATGCGAGTCATTGCCCAGAGGCTGGGGTATAACGATGGATGATGTTTTCGCGGCGATATACGCAAATTTGACTTGTTGGCTGTGCATAATTATTTTAAGTCAGCTAAACTGGCTGGGATTTTAA